The Peromyscus eremicus chromosome 8b, PerEre_H2_v1, whole genome shotgun sequence genome contains a region encoding:
- the Aldh8a1 gene encoding 2-aminomuconic semialdehyde dehydrogenase produces the protein MAAGKKELLMLENFIGGQFLPCNSYIDSYDPSTGEVYCKVPNSGKEEIEAAVEAAREAFPAWSSRSPQERSLVLNRLADLVEQSLEELAQAESKDQGKTLTLARTMDIPRAAQNFRFFASSILHHVTECTQMDHLSCMHYTVRTPVGIAGLISPWNLPLYLLTWKIAPAIAAGNTVIAKPSELTSVTAWMLCKLLDKAGVPPGVINIVFGTGPRVGEALVSHPEVPLISFTGSQPTAERITQLSAPHCKKLSLELGGKNPAIIFEDANLEECIPATVRSSFANQGEICLCTSRIFVQRSIYSEFLKKFVEASRKWKVGIPSDPSANMGALISKAHLEKVRSYVMKARAEGAQILCGEGVDQLSLPLRNQAGYFMLPTVITDIKDESCCMKEEIFGPVTCVVPFDSEEEVIKRANSVKYGLAATVWSNNVGRTHRVAKKLQSGLVWTNCWLIRELNLPFGGMKSSGIGREGAKDSYDFFTEIKTITVKH, from the exons ATGGCTGCGGGAAAAAAGGAACTTTTGATGTTGGAAAACTTCATAGGTGGACAGTTTTTACCCTGTAACTCATATATAGATTCGTACGATCCGTCAACAGGAGAAGTCTATTGCAAAGTACCAAATAGTGGAAAAGAAGAG ATTGAAGCTGCGGTGGAGGCCGCCAGAGAGGCCTTCCCTGCCTGGTCGTCCCGGAGCCCCCAGGAACGTTCTCTGGTCCTGAACCGACTGGCTGATTTGGTGGAGCAGTCCCTGGAGGAGTTAGCCCAGGCTGAATCTAAAGACCAAG GGAAAACCCTCACACTGGCCAGGACCATGGACATTCCTCGGGCTGCTCAGAACTTCCGGTTCTTTGCTTCCTCCATCCTGCACCACGTGACGGAGTGCACACAAATGGACCACCTGAGCTGCATGCACTACACGGTTCGCACCCCCGTGGGAATTG CTGGTTTGATCAGCCCTTGGAATTTGCCACTTTACCTGCTGACCTGGAAGATCGCTCCGGCCATCGCTGCTGGGAATACTGTGATAGCCAAGCCCAGCGAACTGACGTCTGTGACTGCGTGGATGTTGTGTAAACTCTTGGATAAAGCAG GTGTTCCACCAGGTGTGATCAACATTGTGTTTGGAACCGGGCCCAGGGTTGGTGAGGCCCTGGTGTCCCACCCAGAGGTACCCCTGATTTCCTTCACTGGGAGCCAGCCCACAGCTGAGCGGATTACCCAGCTAAGTGCCCCCCACTGCAAGAAgctctccctggagctgggaggCAAGAATCCTGCCATCATCTTTGAGGATGCCAATCTGGAGGAGTGTATCCCAGCAACCGTTAGGTCCAGCTTTGCTAACCAG GGGGAGATCTGCCTCTGTACCAGCAGGATCTTTGTCCAGAGGAGCATCTATAGTGAATTTCTCAAGAAGTTTGTAGAAGCTTCCAGGAAGTGGAAAGTTGGAATACCTTCTGACCCGTCAGCCAACATGGGTGCTTTGATAAGTAAAGCACATTTGGAGAAA GTCAGAAGTTATGTAATGAAAGCTCGTGCTGAGGGGGCCCAGATTCTGTGTGGTGAGGGTGTGGATCAGCTGAGTCTTCCCCTCAGGAACCAGGCGGGCTACTTCATGCTTCCCACGGTGATAACGGATATTAAGGATGAGTCCTGCTGCATGAAGGAAGAGATATTTGGTCCCGTGACGTGTGTGGTCCCTTTTGACAGCGAAGAGGAAGTGATTAAAAGAGCTAACAGTGTTAAGTATGGGCTGGCAGCCACAGTATGGTCAAACAATGTGGGgcgcacccacagggtggctaaGAAGCTCCAGTCGGGTTTGGTCTGGACCAATTGCTGGCTCATCAGGGAGCTGAACCTGCCCTTCGGAGGGATGAAGAGCTCTGGAATCGGAAGAGAAGGAGCCAAGGACTCATACGACTTCTTCACCGAAATAAAAACCATCACTGTTAAGCACTGA